The Silurus meridionalis isolate SWU-2019-XX chromosome 6, ASM1480568v1, whole genome shotgun sequence genome contains the following window.
aatgatgtaaatgtaatgatcATTAGAGACTGGAAGAACATCCATAAAAAGTTTGGATGTGATCAGTCTCAGGAAccagaggagatgatggtgaaaTGTGAATTAATAAATGGATTTATTATCACAGAGAAAAGAAGTCTTAAAGAAACAGGAACTGAagcattttaaacagttttcatGAACATTAGAAGGAAGTGAAGTCGATCTGTAACATTTTTGCCAAATATTCAGTCCAGTAGATGGcagtaaaacattatttttttttatggaaaatgtGCAGTGAATCTCATGTTGCAGAATCTAGGAGGATATGATGCCAGCTTTAGGTATGAGTAGAGCATGGTGCTATCGACCTCAAGCAGGAGCATGGTTCCTCCCACCAAGGAGCAGGAGCATGGTTCCTCCCACCAAGCCATTCCTCTTAACAGCTTTATAAACTGATCAATGTGCTGATTCTGCATTAACACAATTCTCTTTACATTGTGACTGAGGAGGAACATTTCATAAACATTAgtacataattatattattgtaaaatgaTATTCTTTATGTAACTGCTTTTCTAGAAGATTTATGGAAATAGTGTAAAATGATAACAGTCAGTATTTGAATGCTGATAGAagatgaatgtgtttgtgatgagtgtaatgttTTCTAAACCAGGAGTTAATAAAACACACTTCTGTTTATCTACAGAGGAAAAGCAGAGACAAGTACAAGTAAACACTCTGTTGATCCTCCCCTGATCCTGACTTTCActttctcctccctctctgTGCAGAATATCTGTATATAAGCTGCTGAAgaagagagaagggagagattctgattctgactcTGTGTGGATTATAAAGTCTCCTTCCTGGAATTTCTTTTCTTAGTGAATTTCCACCACAGTGTTCTTCATCATCATAAACTTCTTTTGAGTTTCCACTGcagtgatcatcatcatcattaactcTCTAATCACCATCAACAGTCATGTCCTCTCCTTCTTTCCTGATGGTTTTGCTGGTTCTCTCCTGCTTTCAGTCCGTCACGGTGGCTCAGAGTAAGATAAAGTTCaccttattattaatatatcattaaaaatgtCTCATGACTTCAGTAAAACTCCAGCcgttattttgaaataaaagagaagatAATGAAATGTTCTGACACAGGTGTGGGTGGAGCAGATTTGTGCTGTTTTGAGTTTCATAAAAGACCAATTCCTGCAGCGTACATCGTCTCTGTGGAAGAAACCAGATCTGACTGCACACTTCCTGGAGTCATGTACGATTTATCAttctaactttatttttatattcattttaaattctcTCAGAGGATTTCAAAATATAATCTAAATGAGGAGATTCACAGATTCTGGTTCTCTCCTGCTTTCAGTCCGTCACGGTGGCTCAGAGTAAGATAAAGTTCaccttattattaatatatcattaaaatgtCTCATGACTTCAGTAAAACTCCAGCcgttattttgaaataaaagagaagatAATGAAATGTTCTGACACAGGTGTGGGTGGAGCAGATTTGTGCTGTTTTGAGTTTCATAAAAGACCAATTCCTGCAGCGTACATCGTCTCTGTGGAAGAAACCAGATCTGACTGCACACTTCCTGGAGTCATGTACAATTTGTGATTTctgtcatatttttatttgttttataattctaACAGATGATTTCAGAATATAATCTAAATGAGGAGATTCACAGATTCTGGTTCTCTCCTGCTTTCAGTCCGTCACGGTGGCTCAGAGTAAGATAAAGTTCaccttattattaatatatcattaaaatgtCTCATGACTTCAGTAAAACTCCAGCcgttattttgaaataaaagagaagatAATGAAATGTTCTGACACAGGTGTGGGTGGAGCAGATTTGTGCTGTTTTGAGTTTCATAAAAGACCAATTCCTGCAGCGTACATCGTCTCTGTGGAAGAAACCAGATCTGACTGCACACTTCCTGGAGTCATGTACAATTTGTGATTTctgtcatatttttatttgttttataattctaACAGATGATTTCAGAATATAATCTAAATGAGGAGATTCACAGATTCTGGTTCTCTCCTGCTTTCAGTCCGTCACGGTGGCTCAGAGTAAGATAAAGTTCaccttattattaatatatcattaaaatgtCTCATGACTTCAGTAAAACTCCAGCcgttattttgaaataaaagagaagatAATGAAATGTTCTGACACAGGTGTGGGTGGAGCAGATTTGTGCTGTTTTGAGTTTCATAAAAGACCAATTCCTGCAGCGTACATCGTCTCTGTGGAAGAAACCAGATCTGACTGCACACTTCCTGGAGTCATGTACAATTTGTGATTTctgtcatatttttatttgttttataattctaACAGATGATTTCAGAATATAATCTAAATGAGGAGATTCACAGATTCTGGTTCTCTCCTGCTTTCAGTCCGTCACGGTGGCTCAGAGTAAGATAAAGTTCaccttattattaatatatcattaaaatgtCTCATGACTTCAGTAAAACTCCAGCcgttattttgaaataaaagagaagatAATGAAATGTTCTGACACAGGTGTGGGTGGAGCAGATTTGTGCTGTTTTGAGTTTCATAAAAGACCAATTCCTGCAGCGTACATCGTCTCTGTGGAAGAAACCAGATCTGACTGCACACTTCCTGGAGTCATGTACAATTTGTGATTTctgtcatatttttatttgttttataattctaACAGATGATTTCAGAATATAATCTAAATGAGGAGATTCACAGATTCTGGTTCTCTCCTGCTTTCAGTCCGTCACGGTGGCTCAGAGTAAGATAAAGTTCaccttattattaatatatcattaaaatgtCTCATGACTTCAGTAAAACTCCAGCcgttattttgaaataaaagagaagatAATGAAATGTTCTGACACAGGTGTGGGTGGAGCAGATTTGTGCTGTTTTGAGTTTCATAAAAGACCAATTCCTGCAGCGTACATCGTCTCTGTGGAAGAAACCAGATCTGACTGCACACTTCCTGGAGTCATGTACAATTTGTGATTTctgtcatatttttatttgttttataattctaACAGATGATTTCAGAATATAATCTAAATGAGGAGATTCACAGATTCTGGTTCTCTCCTCATGTTTATCTTCTTTCTTCTGCAGTTTTACAACAAAAAGACATTCGGATGTGTGCAGATCCTGAGGTGGACTGGGTGAAGCAGATCATTGAAAGCAAAATTGAACCATCAGAATTGACtcaaacaacacaataaaattttctcttcatgaattagcttttattttatCATAAATGCTTCATTTGTATCACATTACTCAAAGTAAattgatgttttattaaaaatacacctGTAACTGCAGGCACTGATTTATTTCCATCTTCTTTACAAATTAAAGCACATTTATAACTCATGACCTCTTGGTTTGTTTCTCTGAATAATCACTTCTTAATACTGTTTCTATTGTTGGGATGTTCTGGGATGTTCTCTCACAAACTCTGGTTTCTTCCAGGAACTGGGCATTTATACTGAGAGAACATGAAGCTTTTAATGGAATTACTCTCAGATCAACTCCAGTCTAGTGATTATAGAACCAGATTCACACCAACATTCTCTCTGTAATCTGCAGTTTATACTGATTTAGTTTACAGCATTTATTCATAGTTCTTAGAAACACTTATTCAGGGTCAGTAACATTTACAACCAAGAATTTTAAAGTTAAGGACATTAGAACCTTTCACCCAGAACTCCAGTTTCTTATACACTGTTCTTCAATGACCACATGGAGTCACAATCAGTGTAATAAAATATGACAGAACGAAGAATCACATAAGCAACGTGgttacaaaactttttttttcttcttgaatggaatgatgtaaatgtaatgatcATTAGAGACTGGAAGAACATCCATAAAAAGTTTGGATGTGATCAGTCTCAGGAAccagaggagatgatggtgaaaTGTGAATTAATAAATGGATTTATTATCACAGAGAAAAGAAGTCTTAAAGAAACAGGAACTGAagcattttaaacagttttcatGAACATTAGAAGGAAGTGAAGTCGATCTGTAACATTTTTGCCAAATATTCAGTCCAGTAGATGGcagtaaaacattatttttttttatggaaaatgtGCAGTGAATCTCATGTTGCAGAATCTAGGAGGATATGATGCCAGCTTTAGGTATGAGTAGAGCATGGTGCTATCGACCTCAAGCAGGAGCATGGTTCCTCCCACCAAGCCATTCCTCTCAAAATATTATAGGGTTCATTAGTGACATCTTTAGGCAACTCTCCCCTGGGTTTCTGAGCAACACCATGGTACTGACTGCATAGGGCTTGTGATAAAGTTCAGTATCATAGTACATTATCTGATTAGGAGTATTATCACTAAACGTCTAAGCACTGCTGAGGGTAGAGATCACGTTTGTGGACAAGAACAATCAAATCCAGCATGAGGCTGCCAGTTTTAAGTGTGTAGTAGAACATCAGCAGGAACACCTGCTTCCCATTAATGGGGTAAGAAATATTGTGTAAAATGAGTGCTGGAGTGGGGTGAGGTGTTGGAGACAAAAGCAGCATGTCTTACATAATAATCTTAACATCCACAATAAGCAAAGCCAGATGATCCATGAGAGTCCAAGCCAAGAGAATTATTTAGTTCTCTCCATGGAGTACTGCAGTCCTCCCCGTGAATCTTGGCAAGAAGAAGTGAAAAGTCTCTGGAAGGAAAAGATAAACTCTGATCATATAAATAGTTGATAATAAGATCCATAGCTTTAGAAATGAGCTTTATTTTGTCACCTCCAAACCCCCAAACCACACACTCCCCTCCTCTTAACAGCTTTATAAACTGATCAATGTGCTGATTTCTGCATTAACACAATTCACTTTATATTGTGACTGAGGAGGAACATTTCATAAACATTAgtacataattatattattgtaaaatgaTATTCTTTATGTAACTGCTTTTCTAGAAGATTTATGGAAATAGTGTAAAATGATAACAGTCAGTATTTGAATGCTGATAGAagatgaatgtgtttgtgatgagtgtaatgttTTCTCTAAACCAGGAGTTAATAAAACACACTTCTGTTTATCTACAGAGGAAAAGCAGAGACAAGTACGAAGTAAACACTCTGTTGATCCTCCCCTGATCCTGACTTTCActttctcctccctctctgTGCAGAATATCTGTATATAAGCTGCTGAAgaagagagaagggagagattctgattctgactcTGTGTGGATTATAAAGTCTCCTTCCTGGAATTTCTTTTCTTAGTGAATTTCCACCACAGTGTTCTTCATCATCATAAACTTCTTTTTGAGTTTCCACTGcagtgatcatcatcatcatcattaactcTCTAATCACCATCAACAGTCATGTCCTCTCCTTCTTTCCTGATGGTTTTGCTGGTTCTCTCCTGCTTTCAGTCCGTCACGGTGGCTCAGAGTAAGATAAAGTTCaccttattattaatatatcattaaaaatgtCTCATGACTTCAGTAAAACTCCAGCcgttattttgaaataaaagagaagatAATGAAATGTTCTGACACAGGTGTGGGTGGAGCAGATTTGTGCTGTTTTGAGTTTCATAAAAGACCAATTCCTGCAGCGTACATCGTCTCTGTGGAAGAAACCAGATCTGACTGCACACTTCCTGGAGTCATGTACAATTTGTGATTTctgtcatatttttatttgtattataattcTAACAGATGATTTCAGAATATAATCTAAATGAGGAGATTCACAGATTCTGGTTTTCTCCTGATGCTTATCTTCTTTCTTCTGCAgttttacaacaaaaaagacaTTCCGGATGTGTGCAGATCCTGAGGTGGACTGGGTGAAGCAGATCATTGAAAGCAAAATTGAACCATCAGAATTGACtcaaacaacacaataaaattttctcttcatgaattagcttttattttttcataaatgCTTCATTTGTATCACATTACTCAAAGCAatttaatgttatattaaaaatacatctGTAACTACAGGCACTGATGGATTTACATcttctacacaaataaaaacagcaacacCATGGTACTGACTGCATAGGGCTTGTGATAAAGTTCAGTATCATAGTACATTATCTGATCAGACAATAACTATGTGTTTATacttaatgatttataataaataattttgcaatcaaatcaaatcaaatcaaatttttatttgtcacatacacatacatacagggtacgacatgcagtgaaatgctttttctaTCTATAATGATTCAGTTTATACAATTTTCGCATGGCCTTTTTAGGAATAGTATTATATACAGAGTATATAATACTGGACCACTGGACCATTAAGTATGATATACTCAATGGTCCAGCATTGGAGGTTTCCAATTCCCTTTCAGGGAATTCCCAAAGTGTGAAAACACTTGTGCATTATCCACGCTgtaaatcatgtgtgtaatccATCATTGTTTTGTCAATGGTTtgtcaaatggaaaaaataaataaagcttctACGAAGACTAAGCACATTGTGATCGCATGTCAATGCGGAATCTCTGCTCCTGATTGGCACATATCGAGGAGCTGTGCCCTAGTTCCTGGGGCTTGCAAAGGGACCTTGCAGAGGGATTAGAGATGGACTTGTCTCTTTTTCCTGCTTCTCCTGCCATGTCCAGGCTTTGAAATCATGAGGTATCCAGGTCCTGGCAAAACTATACTCAGCCCACCTCTTTAGCCCCAAGGTGACGTTGTACTCCAACATCATAGCCTGAAAGAAAATGGGTCGAAGCACTGGGTTGAACAGACGCTggccagctatctctccctgggTGGCATCATCCCTTAAGGCCACGACACATTGTCCACCAAGCCCCTGCATAATACGTCGGTGCTGGTGGATAAGCGTACGCCTCAGCGGGTTAAGACGCTGCATGTCTGCTCACTATGGCTGTGCTACAGTTGTATTAGGCAACCACAACCCAGCACCTCCTGTCATTCGGAGTTCCAGAAACAGAGCCCGAAAGTTGTCCCGAGAGATGGCAGACCTGAGGACTGTCATTTTCAGTAAGAGGGCTTCAGCCAAAATGTCCTGACATTGAAAGTTCTGGGGACCCTGCAAGCAGTGCATGTCTCAAATCTGATGCAAAGTCTGGTTTGTCATGATAGATATGACGGctgcatactttcatgtatccattcTCCCTTTTTACAGGAAGTTCCTGAAGTTCGCTTTTAGGGCCGAAGCGTACTAATATTGGATCCTTCCGTTTGGTCTTGCCCTTTCACCCTGCACCATCAggaagtgtgtggatgtggctcTGGTTCCCCTAAGACTTCAGGCCATCTGCTAATAAACATTattgatgattggttgatattagctcaattAGAGCACTTAGCAGTCTGGCATCGCtcacatgaaggagctgggcTTTTGgctgaactaaaaaaaaaaaaggttccccATTAAAGAGACCCACTTATTTAGGCATTGAATAGGCGTCGACCCTTTTTTACGCGCAGCTATCTCCTTCCAACATTGCATTTTCTCTAATGCAGTCTTGTTACAGAAGAGCTGGCACCAGTCAAATTTTCTGCTGCATCAATTAAACTAAAATGATTACAGAGAAAAAGATttgtggtataatgatcatatgcgcaccttaaaacagaccacttggAAATTATAAAGTAAATGGCATTAAACTAAATTGCAAGTATTTCAAATAGTGTTGTGTGCAGGTCCAACTCCCCAACCAAAGTTTTCAGCCTGCTCTAGCATGACTTGATCCCGCCTCCACATTGTTGACATCATAAAGACACTTCTTGACTCATCTTGCAAAACAACATGCATGTGCAAGTTAAAAAGTGCAGCTTAGGCCAGctttaatcattattaatagTAGGCAATAAAATTCAGCCTTATTTAGTGAAAATACTATGGACAAGTTCACACTGTGTGAACAGTCAGTGCTAAATACAGTTCACATTtaatctccatcactgcacctcaacaacgatgaactgtaataaatggacattcggtgccattGAGATAAGGATGAAGTtccttcttgagtctggtttctctcaaggttcttccttctgcatctctaGGAGTTTtcaccaccggcttgttcatcagggacaaacttacacttataaagaacatatttattctttatctccacattatctgtgtaaagttgctctgagacaatgttcattgttagaAGCGCAACACAGATAAACATTCTGCAAAGTATTAGGTCAGGAAATCAGGTAAGAACAATCGAGCAGATTGGCAGGTTTTCAATGTAAACAACCAAAGCAAGAACAAAAGTTAGAAGTATGGAAGGCAAAGGTCAGGTCAGACTGAAGTTCTGGTTGAAGCTTTGCAGTAGACACCACCCTCTCTGCCTTTAAAGGAAGTGTTGCAGGAGAATTTCTCTTCATCTCCAGCAATCTTCTCAggttggaaaaaaacacaatgtgatGTTACGTAGGTGACCCTAAAAGATCACATCAATGATGAAGGTTTTTTAAAGGAACTAATAGCAAGGTTTAGTTTGTGGATTTGTGTATATGCAGTTTCTTTGCAGTTCTTGTGGGTTGCACAGTGTTTTCTGCTACAGCTTGTTCTTGGTACCAGAGCCTCTGAGCTGATTTTGGTAAAAAGTCACATACGAGTTTCCTGTGAAACTGTTTCATCACCAGTGGCTTTATTTACTCAGCAGACCTCTTACTTTCATTTACTCAGTCATTTTCCACTATCAGCATCAGCTATGTTCTCCACTAGTCAATCGGTTCTGCTAGTTCTACTGGTGATCACCTGCTTCCATTACTACGCAGAATGTGATGGTAAGTTCAACAAAAGCTGctcacatattattattattattattattattattattattattattattattattattcattttttttgtttttttttaattatagatGAACTCATGGCCGATTTTTGTTTAAACACGGATACACCTGTATACATGGATTCCTCAACAGTGCAAAGTCAAGAAATCTTGACAACCTTCTTTATTTTAGCTACAACAAATCCAGATCCACAGGATCACACAGAACatctacacactgtacaatcAACTAGAGGTTCAGGTATGTCATATGTGACTACAATAAACACTTCTACCTTTGGGTTAGATGCTCCCTATTTTCCTTCTCTAAATGTTCCGTAcattaataaaactaaatgtagGTAACTGGTTTCAGAGGAATGCCATATGGGCAGTGATAGCTCAATGGGTAAGAAATTAGACCCTTAGCTCCTCGGAcgtctaaatgtaaaatgtcagGTTCTTTCACTGTATTGTATGTCTCTGGATGAAGATGTCTGCTTAAAGCATTCAGTGTAAATTGGTGTAGAATGAAGAGTTTCTGACTTAGATGGTAGAAGTGGTGGTTGGGTGGGCGTGGGGGTGAGGGTGGCAGTTTTGTCCTTTCTTAGTCAAAGAGGAAACTTTTTCTTATCTTCAATCTGCCCTTCAACCCTCCAAAGACACCACACACTCTCCTTCCTCCTCCCAGTGTGGAGATCATATCTACTCTATCATTGTACttgtaattattgttatttaaaatataatgctTCTAAACGATTATCAACTCCATGTTCAATAATTCTTGcataaaattagaaaaatattcATGGAGGGGCAGAaaaagtgtgcaaaaaaaaaaaaaaaaagaggggttGTTTTTGTGATCGTATGTGGTGGGCCGGTCTGGGCCAAAATGCCAGGGCCGATTCTTTGTTCCAGTCCAGTGCCGACCTTACcgttgattattttattaaaacagcaagaCTCTGGCAGTGTATTAGTTTTTACTTGTCATAGAGTCACccttgatttctttctttctttctttcttataaaaataaaataagcgaTTAACCTATTATAACCTATGATTAACCCATGTCTAAATTTAACTCTGCTTTAACTTACTGAAGATTATcgtttaaaaaagtgtgtgtgtgtctgtctgtgtgtgtgtgtgtgtgtgtgtgtgtgtgtgtgtgtgtgtatgtttgtgtgtatgttgaagCAGAATTGTGCTGTTTTGACTTCCACAAAAAACCCTTTCTCTCAAAAAAACCATCGTCGCTTTCAAAGAAACAAGATCTGACTGCACACTTCCTGGAGTCATGTACGACCTGCTTCTTGTTTAGATACTAGAATcaagcagaggtgggaagtaacgaaatacaaatacttcgtacttaagtagatttttctttagattttacttttactcattacatttttacacaaatatctgtacttttgacttcttacatttttaaaacagcatcgttactttagttttaattcattgatttggtgaattttttattttattttcactgtgcgctgatttcagccgaacaaccgatttcctgtcattgtgcgtctttttcaacccgctggtgtataaagtcctgtctctcactcaccacagatgtagactagtttacgaagctcagaatcagcaggcagaaggcagaaAGAAGTAaagttaatgtggatgagacagagggagacagtgatgagaacatgactgagaacagagacattcctgatcatcatcttttctctgcttgtgttctatatgtggatgttccgcctggacacattcattcggtaacaacattttttatgttttttgtagtaatatatatatatatatatatatatatatatatatatatatttatatttggctgtcaaaatttaaattattgtaaacgccactaaatgttattaacgaGCTATCAATttagcgcgcatttctgtttttaccatataataaacattttttttat
Protein-coding sequences here:
- the LOC124387449 gene encoding C-C motif chemokine 3-like, which gives rise to MSSPSFLMVLLVLSCFQSVTVAQSVGGADLCCFEFHKRPIPAAYIVSVEETRSDCTLPGVIFTTKKTFRMCADPEVDWVKQIIESKIEPSELTQTTQ